Proteins encoded by one window of Mesorhizobium sp. INR15:
- a CDS encoding MFS transporter, translating to MSPTSKIEADARRITARHHEVNPGEIAIGVIIGRTSDFFDFFVYAIASVIVFPKLVFPYVDPLTGTLYSFGIFALAFIARPFGTTIFTAIDQAYGRSAKLTIALFLLGTSTVAIAFIPGHDQIGSASAWLLAMFRIGQGLALGGTWDGLASLLALNAPEKRRGWYAMIPQLGAPLGLIVASALFAFFVGNLSAEDFFSWGWRYPFFVAFAINVVALFARLRIVVTPEYTRLFETRELQPTSVAETLRAEGRTVVLGAFAPLASFALFHMVTVFPLSWIFLFTREGPARFLVIETIGAFFGLAAIVISGFVADRVGRWPLLGGSAVAIAAFSGFAPQLLDGGFIGEAMFMVLGFILLGLSFGQSSGAVASNFSKTYRYTGAALTSDLAWLFGAGFAPIVALFLSSHFGLISSGAYLLSGAVCTLLALRLSQRLDRSTA from the coding sequence GTGAGCCCAACTTCGAAGATCGAGGCCGACGCCAGACGGATCACCGCGCGCCATCACGAGGTGAACCCGGGAGAAATCGCCATCGGTGTCATTATCGGCCGGACGTCGGATTTCTTCGACTTCTTCGTCTACGCGATCGCCTCGGTCATCGTCTTTCCCAAGCTCGTATTCCCTTATGTGGACCCGCTTACGGGCACGCTCTACTCATTCGGCATCTTTGCCCTTGCCTTCATTGCCCGCCCGTTCGGAACGACCATCTTCACGGCCATCGACCAGGCCTATGGACGCAGCGCCAAACTGACCATCGCGCTGTTCCTGCTCGGCACATCGACGGTCGCGATCGCCTTTATCCCGGGTCATGACCAGATCGGCTCGGCCTCGGCATGGCTGCTGGCAATGTTCCGGATTGGCCAGGGCCTCGCGCTCGGCGGAACCTGGGACGGGCTCGCCTCGCTGCTGGCGTTGAACGCTCCGGAAAAACGCCGCGGCTGGTACGCCATGATCCCGCAACTGGGTGCGCCGCTCGGACTGATCGTCGCCAGCGCGCTGTTTGCGTTCTTCGTCGGCAATCTCTCGGCGGAAGACTTCTTCAGCTGGGGTTGGCGCTATCCGTTCTTCGTCGCCTTCGCCATCAATGTCGTCGCCCTGTTCGCGCGGCTGCGGATCGTGGTGACGCCGGAATACACCAGACTGTTCGAAACCCGCGAGCTGCAGCCCACCTCTGTGGCCGAGACCTTGCGTGCGGAAGGCCGCACCGTCGTGCTCGGCGCTTTCGCGCCGCTGGCGAGCTTTGCCTTGTTTCATATGGTGACGGTGTTTCCGCTGTCGTGGATCTTCCTGTTCACGCGCGAAGGGCCGGCGCGGTTCCTGGTCATCGAGACCATCGGCGCCTTCTTCGGCCTTGCCGCGATCGTGATCTCCGGCTTCGTCGCCGACCGCGTAGGGCGCTGGCCGCTGCTGGGCGGTTCCGCCGTGGCCATCGCCGCGTTCAGCGGCTTCGCGCCTCAGCTCCTTGATGGTGGCTTTATTGGCGAGGCCATGTTCATGGTGCTCGGCTTCATCCTGCTTGGCCTGTCGTTCGGTCAGTCTTCCGGCGCGGTCGCGTCGAATTTCTCCAAGACTTATCGGTACACCGGCGCGGCGCTGACCTCGGATCTCGCCTGGCTGTTTGGCGCCGGCTTCGCGCCCATAGTTGCGCTCTTCCTGTCCAGCCATTTCGGGCTGATCTCATCGGGCGCCTATCTGTTGTCGGGGGCGGTCTGCACCTTGCTGGCCCTCAGGCTGAGCCAGCGCCTGGATCGGAGCACCGCTTGA
- a CDS encoding M55 family metallopeptidase: MKVFISADIEGTAGITDWDEARKGNPDYAEFREYMTDELVAACEGAKAAGATEVVVKDAHSSARNLILSKLPDYVRIVRGWSGHPDMMMFGIDASFAAALYTGYHNKAGTDTNPLAHTFTRTVSRLLINGEVASEYTLNALCAARYGVPSAFLSGDAGMCAEAKTLVPAIGTVATSEGFGPATSSLTPGAAVKAIRNGVEAALSRDLSACLPGLADGFELVVEYTTPVEAYNASWYPGVEHFAARTLRFKAADFFDIQRAVRFIV; this comes from the coding sequence ATGAAAGTCTTCATCAGCGCCGACATCGAAGGCACCGCCGGCATCACCGACTGGGACGAAGCCAGGAAGGGCAACCCTGATTACGCCGAGTTCCGCGAGTACATGACCGACGAACTGGTCGCGGCCTGCGAGGGGGCAAAGGCGGCTGGCGCCACGGAGGTGGTGGTGAAGGACGCGCATTCTTCGGCGCGCAACCTCATCCTGTCGAAACTGCCCGACTATGTCCGCATCGTGCGCGGCTGGAGCGGCCATCCTGATATGATGATGTTCGGCATCGACGCCAGCTTCGCCGCCGCACTCTATACCGGCTATCACAACAAGGCGGGAACCGACACCAACCCGCTGGCGCACACCTTCACCCGCACCGTTTCGAGGCTGCTGATTAATGGCGAGGTCGCATCGGAATACACGCTGAACGCGCTCTGCGCGGCGCGCTATGGCGTGCCGTCGGCATTTCTCAGCGGCGATGCCGGCATGTGCGCCGAGGCGAAGACACTGGTGCCGGCCATCGGCACGGTAGCGACCAGCGAGGGCTTTGGCCCGGCGACCTCATCACTGACGCCGGGCGCTGCCGTCAAAGCAATCCGCAATGGGGTCGAAGCGGCGCTATCACGCGACCTTTCGGCTTGCCTGCCTGGGCTTGCCGACGGGTTCGAACTGGTGGTCGAATACACCACGCCGGTCGAGGCCTACAATGCCAGCTGGTATCCGGGTGTCGAACATTTTGCGGCGCGCACGCTGCGCTTCAAGGCCGCCGATTTCTTCGACATTCAGCGAGCGGTGCGTTTCATCGTCTGA
- a CDS encoding amino acid deaminase translates to MAFNLDALATVVLDDSIKGIPFGAKLGFADVAAQGWNMLAGDLPLPAAVIRADALAHNSRWMQRFVAERGALIAPHVKTTMCPQIIARQIADGAWGVTVATVQQMRVCRTFGADRIILANQAVGRAELDAIAAMVKAPDLDFMMIVDSAAGIEAAAETVRRNQLDRPLQLLLERGYPGGRTGCRTNDIAIALARQIRAAPELRLVGIETFEGLIKTENGSPDQAVGAFMDEIATLFGLCANEDLFESDAPVITAGGSSYYDIVIDGLARCGARVVTRSGCYVTHDSGLYQSAHERLQAKTGAQDGLRRALEIWAYVQSIPEPGLALLTAGRRDCGTDSGFPVPLLLSRAGARPQDLPAGCEIVNLNDQHAYMRFPIDLPLAVGDRVGLGISHPCTTFDKWQIIYLVDDDYRVMEAMKTFF, encoded by the coding sequence ATGGCCTTCAATCTTGACGCACTGGCGACGGTCGTCCTGGACGACAGCATCAAGGGCATTCCATTCGGTGCGAAACTCGGGTTCGCCGATGTCGCCGCCCAGGGCTGGAACATGCTTGCCGGCGACTTGCCTTTGCCTGCCGCGGTCATTCGCGCCGACGCCCTTGCCCACAATTCGCGCTGGATGCAGCGTTTCGTCGCCGAACGTGGCGCGCTGATCGCGCCGCACGTCAAGACGACGATGTGCCCGCAGATCATAGCCCGTCAGATCGCGGATGGCGCCTGGGGCGTCACCGTCGCCACGGTCCAGCAGATGCGGGTCTGCCGTACTTTCGGCGCCGACCGGATCATTCTCGCCAACCAGGCTGTCGGCCGAGCCGAGCTCGACGCGATCGCCGCCATGGTCAAGGCGCCCGATCTCGACTTCATGATGATCGTCGACAGCGCCGCCGGCATCGAGGCCGCCGCCGAGACAGTCCGGCGCAACCAGCTCGACCGTCCGCTGCAACTGCTTCTTGAACGCGGCTACCCCGGCGGCCGCACCGGCTGCCGGACCAATGACATCGCCATTGCCCTCGCCAGACAGATACGCGCAGCCCCGGAGCTTCGCCTTGTCGGGATCGAAACCTTCGAAGGCCTGATAAAAACCGAAAACGGCTCGCCCGACCAGGCGGTCGGGGCCTTCATGGATGAGATTGCCACGCTCTTCGGCCTGTGCGCGAATGAGGATCTGTTTGAGAGCGATGCGCCGGTGATCACCGCCGGCGGCTCCTCGTACTACGACATCGTCATCGATGGGCTGGCGCGTTGCGGCGCCCGTGTGGTGACGAGAAGCGGCTGCTACGTCACGCATGATTCCGGGCTCTATCAGAGCGCCCACGAGCGCCTGCAAGCCAAGACCGGCGCGCAGGACGGATTGCGCAGAGCGTTGGAAATCTGGGCTTACGTGCAATCGATACCGGAGCCGGGGCTTGCCTTGCTGACCGCCGGCCGGCGTGATTGCGGTACGGATTCGGGATTCCCGGTACCGCTGCTGTTGTCGCGGGCGGGTGCCCGCCCGCAGGACCTGCCGGCAGGGTGCGAGATCGTCAACCTCAACGATCAGCACGCCTACATGCGCTTTCCCATCGATCTGCCACTTGCCGTGGGAGACCGTGTCGGGCTCGGCATTTCTCATCCCTGCACGACATTCGACAAGTGGCAGATCATCTACCTCGTCGACGACGACTACAGGGTGATGGAAGCGATGAAGACCTTCTTTTAA
- a CDS encoding serine hydrolase, protein MSRLSAAASELFEDLIRQQVEDKAIPSISYGLVDRDGLMAAGHIQRHDRGFAMGDDTCFRIGSITKTFTALSIMQLAEKGLVDLDVDVSEYLPGFRPINPYAGRDGGPHGSQISLRKLMSHTAGMVREPKSGHYLDASRPPLADTVAELATSILKQDPSLGEMHYSNAGIAVAGMVIETLTGKSYAEYVTENVLKPLGMDQTSSGLAPGIAERLAPADMWTLEGDSPAPVFDLGGPPAGNIYSTIGDMARYAQCLLRGGFAPDGRVIASPGSLREMWVPIGKRASGERVANTYGLCFGVGDVDGWTSVGHGGAVYGYSSQMILLPAAGVGVLIFSTLDFSNQIGARLGVEGLRIALAERHMGALPARRQSLPPVAADQLAALPGHYRNETSGEIVEVKARAEKLYLMGEGVPLQIRPIAGSDFTIDGRIYGRGAEYPHMNLSFPKPGSLVWKGAHWSRIDALPAETVPTEIAPHLGEYGPDFNITYLSYSHGQLKCLIEYFCTHNCEPLEAGRFRMHGLLYEEEVLELDAVDDHGRHGIRVGPMFLERRHAPAAIAG, encoded by the coding sequence ATGAGCCGACTGTCCGCCGCCGCTAGCGAGCTGTTCGAGGACCTGATCCGACAGCAGGTCGAGGACAAGGCGATCCCCTCCATCTCGTACGGCCTTGTCGACCGCGACGGGCTGATGGCGGCCGGCCATATCCAGCGCCATGACCGCGGTTTCGCCATGGGCGACGACACCTGTTTCCGCATCGGCTCGATCACCAAGACATTCACCGCCTTGTCGATCATGCAGCTTGCCGAGAAGGGGCTTGTCGATCTCGACGTCGACGTCTCCGAATACCTGCCCGGCTTTAGGCCAATCAATCCGTATGCGGGACGCGATGGCGGCCCGCATGGCTCCCAGATCAGCCTGCGCAAGCTGATGAGCCACACCGCAGGCATGGTGCGCGAGCCCAAGAGCGGCCACTACCTGGACGCGTCGCGGCCGCCGCTGGCTGACACCGTGGCCGAACTTGCCACTTCTATCCTGAAGCAGGATCCGAGCCTTGGCGAGATGCACTATTCCAACGCCGGCATCGCCGTGGCCGGGATGGTCATCGAGACGCTGACGGGCAAGAGCTACGCCGAATACGTCACTGAAAATGTCCTGAAGCCGCTCGGCATGGACCAGACTTCGTCGGGCCTGGCGCCGGGCATTGCCGAGCGGTTGGCGCCGGCCGACATGTGGACGCTGGAGGGCGACAGTCCGGCGCCTGTGTTCGATCTTGGCGGCCCGCCCGCCGGCAACATCTATTCCACCATTGGCGACATGGCGCGCTATGCCCAATGCCTGCTGCGCGGCGGCTTCGCGCCGGACGGCCGGGTCATCGCGTCACCCGGCTCGCTGCGCGAAATGTGGGTGCCGATCGGCAAGCGCGCCTCCGGCGAAAGGGTCGCCAACACCTATGGCCTGTGCTTCGGCGTCGGCGATGTCGACGGTTGGACGTCGGTGGGACATGGTGGCGCCGTCTATGGCTATTCCTCGCAGATGATCCTGCTGCCAGCCGCCGGCGTTGGCGTGCTGATCTTCTCGACACTGGATTTCTCCAACCAGATCGGTGCGCGGCTGGGGGTCGAGGGCCTGCGCATCGCGCTGGCCGAACGCCACATGGGCGCGTTGCCAGCGCGGCGGCAGAGCCTGCCGCCTGTCGCCGCCGATCAACTCGCGGCACTTCCCGGCCATTACCGGAACGAGACTTCCGGCGAGATCGTCGAGGTCAAGGCCAGGGCTGAAAAACTCTACCTGATGGGCGAAGGCGTGCCGTTGCAGATCCGTCCCATCGCCGGCTCGGATTTCACCATAGACGGACGTATTTACGGTCGCGGTGCCGAGTATCCGCATATGAACCTGTCGTTCCCCAAGCCGGGGAGCTTGGTGTGGAAGGGCGCGCACTGGTCGCGCATCGATGCACTGCCCGCCGAGACGGTGCCAACCGAGATCGCGCCGCATCTCGGCGAATACGGGCCGGACTTCAACATCACCTATCTGAGCTACAGCCATGGTCAGCTGAAATGCCTGATCGAGTATTTCTGCACCCACAATTGCGAGCCGCTGGAAGCCGGGCGCTTTCGCATGCATGGCCTGCTCTACGAAGAGGAAGTCCTCGAACTCGATGCCGTTGACGATCATGGCCGGCATGGCATCCGCGTCGGCCCGATGTTCCTCGAGCGCCGGCACGCCCCGGCGGCAATCGCTGGCTGA
- a CDS encoding ATP-binding protein, protein MTLHDKTNKQNFLLLIQLRWIAVAGQVVTILVVHYLLGIDLPLIPMAVVILLLVGLNIASLRRHSSQDAVTNTELFLGLLLDVAALTVQLYLSGGASNPFVSLYLLQVILGAVLLETWSVWALVLITSACFVALTTFYRAIDLPPTHGAGLFNLHIQGMFICFVLAATLLVLFITRVQHNLRTRDAHLADLRQQSVEEHHIVRMGLLASGAAHELGTPLATLSVILNDWQRMPVLKADPELAQEILEMQGQLDRCKKIVSGILMSSGELRGEGTIRTTVGAFWAELVEEWKSTRLPQGFEYTNRFGSNQEIVSDPALKQVMFNVLDNALEASPHWVGLTISHHAGNLGVEVVDAGPGFEKAMLAEFGKPYTSTKNRPGSGLGLFLVVNVIRKLGGAVTVRNRSEGGASVTLRLPLTALSAGEKNAS, encoded by the coding sequence ATGACGCTGCACGATAAAACCAACAAGCAGAACTTCCTGCTTCTGATCCAGTTGCGCTGGATCGCCGTCGCCGGCCAGGTGGTGACCATTCTGGTTGTCCACTACCTGCTTGGCATCGACCTGCCGCTCATCCCGATGGCGGTGGTGATCCTGCTGCTGGTCGGGCTCAACATCGCCAGCCTGCGCCGGCACAGCAGTCAGGATGCCGTCACCAACACGGAGCTCTTCCTTGGGCTTCTGCTCGATGTCGCCGCGCTGACGGTGCAGCTCTACCTGAGCGGCGGGGCGTCCAATCCCTTCGTCTCGCTCTATCTGCTGCAGGTCATCCTGGGCGCGGTATTGCTCGAGACCTGGTCCGTCTGGGCGCTGGTTCTGATCACCAGCGCCTGCTTTGTCGCCCTGACCACCTTCTATCGCGCGATCGACCTGCCGCCGACCCATGGCGCCGGGCTGTTCAACCTGCACATCCAGGGCATGTTCATCTGCTTCGTGCTGGCAGCAACGCTGCTGGTGCTGTTCATCACCCGGGTGCAGCACAATCTGCGTACCCGCGATGCCCATCTGGCCGACCTGCGCCAGCAATCCGTGGAAGAGCATCACATCGTCAGGATGGGCCTGCTCGCCTCGGGCGCCGCGCATGAACTGGGCACGCCGCTGGCCACGCTTTCGGTCATCCTCAACGATTGGCAACGCATGCCGGTCCTCAAGGCCGATCCGGAGCTGGCACAGGAAATCCTGGAGATGCAGGGCCAGCTGGATCGTTGCAAGAAGATCGTCTCGGGGATCTTGATGTCGTCGGGGGAATTGCGCGGTGAGGGAACCATTCGCACCACGGTAGGCGCATTCTGGGCCGAACTTGTCGAGGAATGGAAATCGACGCGGTTGCCTCAAGGTTTCGAGTACACCAACCGCTTCGGGTCCAACCAGGAGATTGTGTCCGACCCTGCGCTGAAACAGGTGATGTTCAACGTGCTGGACAACGCGCTTGAAGCATCGCCTCATTGGGTCGGGCTGACCATCAGCCATCACGCGGGCAATCTTGGCGTCGAAGTCGTTGATGCGGGTCCGGGATTTGAAAAGGCCATGCTGGCGGAATTCGGCAAGCCTTACACGTCGACCAAGAACCGGCCCGGCAGCGGGCTCGGGCTGTTTCTCGTCGTCAATGTCATCCGCAAGCTGGGCGGCGCCGTTACCGTCAGGAACCGATCAGAGGGGGGAGCCTCGGTGACGCTGCGCCTGCCGCTGACGGCTCTGTCCGCAGGAGAGAAAAATGCCAGCTAA
- a CDS encoding pyridoxal phosphate-dependent aminotransferase family protein, with amino-acid sequence MATPVTMESPLGARMRINGRDADYFCGTSYFCLHGHPEVIEAACAATRQFGMGPGTLAQMQVYSDLDERLRAWFGTEQVVAMISGYTGPMALLQGLRDDFDLVLMDAATHYSSRDAIPTLGKPVHGFRHLDAGSLAEQLSNHVGPGQRPVIVADGVFPSTGALAPLEDYRKAMAPYDGALLCIDDSHGVGAIGAGGRGSLEHAGLEAEGNYLSGTLSKAFGALGGIIPGETALAEKVGRNAMIMRGASPPPPGAAAAASAALRILAATPRMRSDLVRNVGHMRGGLRKLGFDVVDTPVPIVSIRGAVDFDALQARLDERDIVVKVTKASGYSDAPDVPMMRLAVFSEHSPEQIDRLLSSMAELL; translated from the coding sequence ATGGCAACGCCGGTCACCATGGAATCGCCGTTGGGCGCCCGCATGCGCATCAACGGCCGCGATGCCGATTATTTCTGCGGCACAAGCTACTTCTGCCTGCACGGCCACCCCGAGGTCATCGAAGCCGCCTGCGCCGCCACGCGGCAGTTCGGCATGGGACCGGGGACGCTGGCGCAGATGCAGGTCTACAGCGACCTTGACGAGCGGCTTCGCGCATGGTTCGGCACGGAGCAGGTCGTGGCCATGATTTCTGGCTACACCGGGCCGATGGCCCTGTTGCAGGGCCTGCGCGACGACTTCGACCTGGTGCTCATGGACGCCGCGACCCATTACAGCAGCCGCGATGCCATCCCGACGCTCGGCAAGCCGGTCCACGGCTTTCGCCATCTTGATGCCGGCAGCCTTGCCGAGCAACTGTCGAACCATGTGGGGCCTGGCCAGCGCCCCGTCATTGTCGCCGACGGCGTGTTTCCTTCAACGGGTGCGCTGGCGCCACTTGAGGACTACCGCAAGGCGATGGCGCCCTATGACGGCGCCCTGCTCTGCATCGACGATTCCCATGGCGTCGGCGCCATTGGCGCGGGCGGGCGCGGTTCGCTGGAACATGCCGGCCTGGAAGCGGAAGGCAATTATCTCTCCGGCACGCTGAGCAAGGCATTCGGCGCACTCGGCGGCATCATCCCAGGCGAGACGGCGCTGGCCGAGAAGGTAGGCCGCAACGCCATGATCATGCGCGGTGCCTCGCCGCCACCGCCCGGCGCCGCGGCGGCAGCCAGCGCTGCCTTGCGCATCCTGGCGGCGACGCCACGGATGCGTTCCGACCTGGTCCGCAATGTCGGCCATATGCGCGGCGGTTTGCGCAAGCTTGGTTTCGATGTGGTGGACACGCCGGTCCCTATCGTCTCGATCCGGGGCGCTGTCGATTTCGACGCGCTGCAAGCCCGGCTCGACGAGCGCGACATTGTCGTCAAGGTGACGAAAGCATCCGGATATTCCGACGCGCCCGACGTGCCGATGATGCGGTTGGCGGTGTTTTCAGAACATTCGCCGGAGCAGATCGACCGACTGTTGTCGTCGATGGCCGAGCTTCTTTAA
- the cyoA gene encoding ubiquinol oxidase subunit II, with amino-acid sequence MSRLRILFLLPLLASLASCGMVVMDPSGDVAAQQRDLLVISTVLMLIIIIPVMALTIFFAWRYRQSNREARYEPDWDHSTHLELVIWAVPLLIIICLGAVTWMGTHLLDPYRPIGRVAAGKPLVPDVRPLEVEVVALDWKWLFIYPEYGVATVNELAAPVDRPISFRITSASVMNSFYIPALAGQIYAMPGMETKLHAVINKTGDYEGFSANYSGAGFSGMRFGFHGLTDADFQTWIAKAKDAGGKLNRSVYLELERPSENQPVSRYAAVDADLYKAVLNMCVERGKMCMSEMSQIDAKGGLGMAGIYNTLPLEYDKFARRGTIFGPSPSYVASICTTEEALAASNAAQPDVPMTSTPILGAGLKRPTPLSIRLPAPSTTGTLRSPFNS; translated from the coding sequence GTGAGCCGTCTCCGCATCCTCTTCCTGCTGCCTTTGCTAGCGTCCCTGGCCTCCTGCGGCATGGTGGTCATGGACCCCTCCGGCGACGTGGCCGCGCAGCAGCGCGACCTGCTGGTCATCTCCACGGTGCTGATGCTGATCATCATCATTCCGGTCATGGCGCTGACCATATTCTTTGCCTGGCGCTACCGCCAGTCGAACCGCGAGGCGCGCTACGAGCCGGACTGGGACCATTCCACCCATCTCGAACTCGTCATCTGGGCCGTGCCTTTGCTGATCATCATCTGCCTTGGCGCCGTGACCTGGATGGGCACGCATCTGCTCGACCCCTACCGTCCGATCGGACGCGTCGCCGCCGGCAAGCCGCTCGTGCCAGACGTGCGTCCGCTCGAGGTGGAAGTCGTCGCCCTCGACTGGAAATGGCTGTTCATCTATCCGGAATATGGGGTTGCGACGGTCAATGAGCTGGCGGCTCCGGTCGACCGGCCAATCAGCTTCCGCATCACCTCGGCGTCGGTGATGAACTCCTTCTACATCCCCGCACTGGCCGGCCAGATCTATGCGATGCCCGGCATGGAAACGAAGCTGCACGCGGTCATCAACAAGACCGGCGACTATGAGGGGTTCTCCGCCAATTACAGCGGCGCCGGTTTCTCCGGAATGCGCTTCGGCTTTCACGGACTGACGGATGCCGACTTCCAGACCTGGATTGCCAAGGCGAAGGACGCCGGCGGCAAGCTGAACCGGAGCGTCTATCTGGAGCTTGAACGGCCGAGCGAGAACCAGCCCGTGAGCCGATATGCGGCGGTCGACGCGGACCTTTACAAGGCGGTCCTCAACATGTGCGTCGAGCGCGGCAAGATGTGCATGAGCGAGATGTCACAGATCGATGCCAAGGGCGGGCTTGGCATGGCCGGCATCTACAACACCTTGCCGCTGGAATATGACAAGTTCGCGCGGCGCGGAACGATTTTCGGCCCCTCGCCCTCCTACGTCGCCAGCATATGCACGACCGAAGAGGCGCTGGCGGCCTCGAACGCGGCGCAACCCGACGTGCCGATGACTTCCACGCCAATCCTCGGCGCCGGCCTGAAACGGCCAACGCCGCTGTCGATCCGACTGCCGGCACCATCCACAACCGGCACGCTTCGGTCGCCGTTCAACTCCTGA
- a CDS encoding response regulator transcription factor: protein MPAKRTLLIVEDDVAFANALRRSFERRDYETHICQSVDGVLSLIGSVAFRYAVVDLKLARGSGLECVKALHEHDPETSIVVLTGFASIATAVEAIKLGASHYLAKPANTDDIEAAFAKAEGDASVPLTRRSTSIKNLEWERIHETLVETDFNISETARRLGMHRRTLARKLDKRPLK, encoded by the coding sequence ATGCCAGCTAAGCGCACGCTGTTGATCGTCGAGGATGATGTTGCCTTCGCGAACGCCCTGCGCCGATCCTTCGAGCGGCGCGACTACGAGACCCACATTTGCCAGAGCGTCGACGGCGTTCTTTCGCTCATCGGCAGCGTCGCGTTTCGGTATGCCGTCGTCGATCTCAAGCTTGCTCGCGGTTCGGGGCTGGAATGCGTCAAGGCGCTGCACGAACATGATCCCGAGACGAGTATTGTCGTGCTGACAGGCTTTGCCAGCATCGCCACGGCGGTCGAGGCAATCAAGCTCGGCGCCAGCCATTATCTGGCCAAGCCCGCCAATACGGACGACATCGAAGCTGCCTTCGCCAAGGCCGAAGGCGACGCGTCCGTGCCACTGACGCGCCGTTCGACCTCGATCAAGAACCTGGAATGGGAACGTATCCACGAGACGCTGGTGGAGACGGATTTCAACATCTCCGAGACCGCCCGCCGCCTCGGCATGCACAGGCGCACGCTGGCCAGGAAGCTGGACAAAAGGCCACTGAAGTGA